In Nicotiana tabacum cultivar K326 chromosome 21, ASM71507v2, whole genome shotgun sequence, one DNA window encodes the following:
- the LOC107830320 gene encoding uncharacterized protein LOC107830320, whose product MDPEEKIGGRPHRAHKSFNFITTMESCGLTDIGYVGAKYTWCNNRRPRKRIWKRLDRILVNDQWSQKFQHNYVRHLMRTGSDHRPLLMKCHNEQQKVSGNAMWRLKSKLQTLSRKLGQWSRESIGDIYEQLNSWESKVQQLEELDLQQNTEDSREELNKAHAEYVKWMGLQKTLLKQKSQATITDHSLLDCIPRIISVEDNELLTSIPSIIEVREAIFKLNAYSAAGLDSFNWVFFQKCWEIIKEDIMDFVREFFNGKNLTKFYSHTCLVLIPNVESPSNFSELRPISLTNFTTKIISKILAERLNHILSKLISDNQSGFMKGRLITENVMLAQEIIQGISKENRGGNIVIKLDMEKAYDRMSWSFILQFSKISRIWFRSPLCRLKSFSEVEEPD is encoded by the exons ATGGATCCAGAAGAGAAGATTGGAGGGAGACCTCATAGAGCTCACAAAAGCTTTAATTTTATCACTACAATGGAATCTTGTGGTCTCACTGATATAGGTTATGTAGGGGCTAAATATACTTGGTGCAATAATAGGAGACCAAGGAAGAGAATATGGAAAAGGCTAGACAGAATTCTTGTTAATGACCAATGGTCACAGAAATTTCAGCACAACTATGTAAGACACTTAATGAGGACAGGTTCTGATCATAGGCCTTTACTCATGAAGTGTCATAATGAGCAACAAAAG GTTAGTGGTAATGCAATGTGGAGATTGAAGAGTAAGTTGCAAACATTGAGCAGGAAACTTGGTCAGTGGTCTAGAGAAAGCATTGGAGACATATATGAACAATTAAATAGTTGGGAATCTAAGGTACAACAACTGGAAGAGCTAGATCTCCAACAAAATACAGAAGATAGCAGAGAAGAGCTGAATAAAGCTCATGCAGAATATGTGAAATGGATGGGATTACAGAAAACTTTGCTCAAACAAAAATCTCAG GCCACTATTACGGATCATTCACTTTTGGATTGCATTCCTAGAATTATTTCTGTAGAAGATAATGAGCTATTAACATCTATTCCTAGTATCATTGAAGTTAGAGAAGCAATTTTTAAGCTTAATGCTTACAGTGCTGCCGGCCTTGATAGTTTTAATTGggtattttttcaaaaatgttggGAGATCATCAAGGAGGATATAATGGACTTTGTTCGCGAGTTCTTCAATGGCAAGAATTTAACCAAGTTTTATTCTCATACATGCTTGGTACTTATACCCAACGTAGAATCTCCTTCAAACTTTTCAGAATTAAGGCCTATCAGTCTAACAAATTTTACGACTAAGATCATTTCAAAGATCTTGGCTGAAAGGTTAAACCATATTTTGTCTAAGTTGATATCTGACAATCAAAGTGGCTTTATGAAGGGCAGATTAATTACTGAAAATGTGATGTTAGCTCAAGAAATTATTCAGGGAATCAGCAAAGAGAACAGAGGAGGCAATATCGTCATTAAACTTGACATGGAAAAAGCTTATGATAGAATGTCTTGGTCTTTTATTCTTCAGTTctcgaaaatttccagaatctgg tttcggagTCCTCTGTGTCGTTTGAAGAGTTTTAGTGAGGTTGAAGAGCCAGATTAA